GCATTTCACCACTGCGTAGACGTAGAGTTGCGTATTGGCCTTCACGAGCAACCAACTGCACAGAAGTACCCGCGGAACGAGCCAACTGAGCCCCTTTGCCAGGCTTCAACTCTACACAGTGGATAACACTACCCACTGGAATATTACGAATCGGCAAGGTATTACCCGGCTTAATCGCCGATGCATCACCCGACTCAATCGAGTCGCCAGCAGCCAAACCTTTAGGAGCGATAATGTAACGACGCTCGCCATCGGCATAACAAACCAGCGCAATATACGCACTGCGATTTGGATCGTACTCAAGACGCTCTACTTTTGCAGGAATAGCATCTTTATTCCGCTTGAAGTCGATTTTTCGATAATGCTGCTTGTGACCACCACCAATATGACGAGTCGTAATACGACCGTTATTGTTGCGACCACCACTCTTAGATTTCTTTTCCAGCAAAGGCGCATATGGCGCACCTTTGTGTAAGTCAGGGTTAACTACGCTTACAACAAAGCGACGACCGGCTGACGTAGGCTTGCGTTTTACGATAGGCATATGTCCGCTCCTTATTCTGCCGCTTCGAAGTCTATCTCTGAGCCTTCGGCCAGAGAGACATAGGCTTTTTTCCAATCGCTTCGCTTACCTAACCCGTAACGCGTGCGCTTGGTTTTACCCTTTACATTGAGAACACGAACGCCCTCAACACTCACATTAAACAGTTTTTCTACTGCAGCTTTGATCTCGGCCTTATCTGCATCGGGGACAACCTTAAAAACCACTTGGTTGGCGATATCGGCAGCAACCGCTGCTTTCTCAGAAACTACGGGGCCAAGCAAAACTTTGTACAGGCGCTCCTGGTTCATACCAGCACCTCCTCAAGCTTTTTAAC
The Teredinibacter franksiae DNA segment above includes these coding regions:
- the rplB gene encoding 50S ribosomal protein L2, giving the protein MPIVKRKPTSAGRRFVVSVVNPDLHKGAPYAPLLEKKSKSGGRNNNGRITTRHIGGGHKQHYRKIDFKRNKDAIPAKVERLEYDPNRSAYIALVCYADGERRYIIAPKGLAAGDSIESGDASAIKPGNTLPIRNIPVGSVIHCVELKPGKGAQLARSAGTSVQLVAREGQYATLRLRSGEMRKVESECRATLGEVSNSEHNLRSLGKAGAKRWRGVRPTVRGVAMNPVDHPHGGGEGRTSGGRHPVSPWGTPTKGYKTRSNKRTDNMIIRRRDKK
- the rplW gene encoding 50S ribosomal protein L23, whose product is MNQERLYKVLLGPVVSEKAAVAADIANQVVFKVVPDADKAEIKAAVEKLFNVSVEGVRVLNVKGKTKRTRYGLGKRSDWKKAYVSLAEGSEIDFEAAE